A genomic stretch from Acidimicrobiia bacterium includes:
- a CDS encoding FAD-dependent oxidoreductase: MQARSNRTERADVVIAGAGIAGISTAYHLSVRNGVEKVRVCDPLPPLTLTSDKSTECYRNWWPGPGSGMVDLMNRSIDLLEEWAAESGNIFNLSRRGYLYVTADPDRLAGMRSESEAISALGGGELRVHLGRPGDPPYTPAQAIGYESAPAGADLFMDGTALRTHYPHLSPAVAGGLHARRAGWFSAQQLGAWLLEQARAAGVELTTDRVVGVEESEGTVKAVRLQSGGSIATRHFVNAAGPLIGEVGQLAGVDLPVFSEVHRKVSFRDSFSALPRSAPMLIWNDEQTLDWSDDERSELSSDAHLAHLTDRLGPGAHCRPEGSDEAATVLGLWEYHPEVRTPTFPIPADPLYPEIVMRGLTTMVPDFGKYLQRLPKTHVDGGYYTKTKENRPLIGPAGPEGSVVVGALSGYGVMAAAAAGELGALHVTGAPLPAYARWFRPDRYADPEYLELLGRMTDSGQI; encoded by the coding sequence ATGCAGGCAAGATCGAACCGCACCGAGAGGGCGGACGTTGTGATCGCCGGGGCGGGCATCGCCGGTATCTCGACGGCCTATCACCTCTCGGTTCGGAACGGAGTCGAGAAGGTCCGGGTGTGCGATCCGCTTCCCCCCTTGACCCTGACCAGCGACAAATCGACGGAGTGCTACCGAAACTGGTGGCCGGGGCCGGGTAGCGGCATGGTCGACCTGATGAACAGGTCCATAGACCTGCTCGAAGAGTGGGCTGCCGAGAGCGGCAACATCTTCAACCTCTCGCGTCGCGGCTACCTCTATGTCACCGCCGACCCGGATCGGCTGGCGGGTATGCGATCGGAATCGGAAGCGATCTCCGCCCTGGGAGGGGGAGAGCTTCGAGTTCACCTGGGGAGACCCGGCGACCCTCCCTACACGCCGGCACAGGCCATCGGATATGAGTCTGCCCCCGCCGGGGCGGATCTGTTCATGGACGGGACCGCTCTGCGAACCCATTACCCGCACCTCTCCCCGGCGGTAGCCGGCGGACTGCACGCGCGGAGGGCCGGCTGGTTCTCGGCGCAGCAGCTCGGAGCCTGGCTGCTCGAACAGGCGAGAGCAGCCGGCGTGGAGTTGACCACCGACCGGGTCGTGGGCGTAGAGGAGTCGGAGGGAACGGTGAAAGCGGTACGACTGCAATCGGGCGGCTCGATCGCCACGAGACATTTCGTCAACGCGGCCGGACCGCTGATCGGAGAAGTGGGCCAGCTGGCCGGTGTCGACCTTCCGGTGTTCTCGGAGGTCCACCGCAAAGTCTCCTTCCGCGACTCATTCTCCGCCCTTCCTCGCTCGGCTCCCATGCTGATCTGGAATGACGAGCAAACGCTCGACTGGAGCGACGACGAGCGCTCCGAACTCAGTTCGGACGCCCACCTGGCCCACCTGACCGACCGGCTCGGACCGGGAGCACACTGCCGCCCGGAAGGTTCGGACGAGGCTGCGACCGTGCTCGGTCTATGGGAGTACCACCCGGAGGTGCGCACTCCGACGTTCCCGATTCCCGCCGACCCCCTCTATCCGGAGATCGTCATGCGGGGACTGACCACGATGGTGCCCGACTTCGGCAAGTACCTCCAGCGGCTCCCGAAGACTCACGTCGACGGCGGGTATTACACGAAGACCAAAGAGAATCGTCCGCTGATCGGACCGGCCGGACCGGAGGGATCGGTGGTGGTCGGTGCCCTCTCGGGCTACGGAGTCATGGCCGCCGCCGCGGCCGGAGAGCTCGGCGCCCTGCACGTCACCGGGGCTCCCCTGCCGGCCTACGCACGCTGGTTCCGGCCGGACCGCTATGCCGACCCGGAGTACCTCGAGCTTCTCGGTCGGATGACGGACTCAGGTCAGATCTGA
- a CDS encoding ATP-dependent DNA ligase yields MPLPLHRLVEASSSVAATRKRTEKVAVLAGLFVGMGEGEVPIVVAMLSGEPRQGKIGIGYRVISTIGVRPAPAATVTIVEVDAALTQIAGTSGPGSQAARRDLLAGLFGRCTRDEQDFLRRLLIGDVRQGALEGIMTDAVAKAAGLPVAELRRAAMMQPDLGRVAVVALTRGVEGLAEIKLRVLRPVQPMLAKTAPSAAEAIEAEGLSSVEWKLDGVRIQVHRSAGEVRVFTRNLNDVTDRLTDVVDLVLGFTGDRFVLDGEVMSLTTDGKPRPFTETMSRFGTEDRREDTAPVIPFFFDLLCEGDVDLTERPLSERQAVLDTVVPPAYRVPRVLTDDPVEAQNILDESRSRGHEGIMVKRLDSPYEAGRRGATWLKVKPAHTLDLVVLAVEWGSGRRSGWLSNIHLGARDASSGDYVMLGKTFKGMTDDMLAWQTERFLELETHREGHVVFVRPEQVVEVAFDGIQASSRYPGGMALRFARVKGYRPDKQAREADTVETVRAIFGG; encoded by the coding sequence GTGCCACTCCCTTTGCATCGTCTAGTTGAAGCCTCGTCCAGTGTCGCGGCCACTCGCAAACGGACCGAGAAGGTCGCGGTTCTCGCCGGCCTCTTCGTCGGGATGGGTGAAGGGGAGGTTCCGATCGTGGTGGCGATGCTGTCGGGCGAACCCAGACAGGGGAAGATCGGGATCGGTTATCGGGTCATCTCGACGATCGGTGTGCGCCCGGCTCCGGCCGCGACCGTCACGATCGTTGAAGTCGATGCGGCCCTCACCCAGATCGCCGGCACCTCGGGTCCGGGTTCGCAGGCTGCCAGGCGAGATCTCCTCGCCGGGCTCTTCGGCAGATGCACACGGGACGAACAGGACTTCCTGAGACGCCTGCTCATCGGCGACGTCCGCCAGGGTGCGCTCGAGGGAATCATGACCGACGCAGTGGCGAAAGCGGCAGGACTGCCGGTGGCCGAGCTTCGGCGGGCGGCGATGATGCAGCCCGATCTCGGCCGCGTGGCGGTGGTGGCGCTCACCCGGGGGGTCGAGGGCCTGGCGGAGATCAAGCTCCGGGTACTTCGCCCGGTTCAACCGATGCTCGCCAAGACGGCACCTTCTGCGGCGGAGGCCATCGAAGCGGAGGGTCTCTCATCTGTTGAATGGAAACTCGACGGGGTCCGTATTCAGGTCCATCGCTCCGCCGGAGAGGTCCGGGTTTTCACCAGAAACCTCAACGACGTCACCGACCGGCTGACCGACGTTGTCGATCTGGTCCTCGGATTCACAGGGGACCGATTCGTGCTCGATGGTGAGGTCATGTCGCTTACCACCGACGGCAAGCCCCGACCGTTCACCGAAACGATGAGTCGTTTCGGAACCGAGGATCGTCGCGAAGACACCGCACCCGTCATTCCGTTCTTCTTCGATCTCCTGTGCGAGGGCGATGTGGACCTGACGGAACGGCCGCTTTCCGAACGGCAAGCAGTGCTGGACACGGTCGTGCCCCCGGCATACCGCGTGCCGAGGGTCCTGACGGACGACCCGGTTGAGGCGCAGAACATCCTCGATGAGTCCCGCAGTCGCGGCCATGAGGGAATCATGGTCAAGCGCCTCGATTCACCCTACGAGGCAGGCCGGCGGGGCGCTACGTGGCTGAAGGTCAAACCCGCCCACACCCTCGATCTCGTCGTGCTGGCCGTCGAGTGGGGGAGCGGCCGGCGATCCGGATGGCTTTCGAACATCCACCTGGGGGCGCGCGATGCCTCTTCCGGTGATTACGTCATGCTCGGGAAGACCTTCAAGGGGATGACCGACGACATGCTCGCCTGGCAGACGGAGCGGTTCCTCGAGCTGGAGACACATCGTGAGGGGCATGTCGTCTTCGTGCGGCCCGAGCAGGTGGTTGAAGTCGCCTTCGACGGTATCCAGGCGAGTTCCCGCTATCCCGGCGGTATGGCACTTCGGTTTGCCCGGGTGAAGGGATATCGGCCCGACAAGCAGGCGCGAGAGGCAGACACGGTCGAAACGGTCCGGGCGATCTTCGGCGGTTGA
- a CDS encoding rhomboid family intramembrane serine protease, which produces MDDAVERKVPTREIQVLLGFVALMWLVEIIDSLFLDDALQAQGITPRTLSGFDGILWAPFLHGTFGHLISNTIPFIVVGGLVMLRGLRRWTAVSLVIMLVGGLAVWLFARTHIHIGVSILIFGYIGYLLVVGFIEKDLLWKAVGVGVFVFYGGAILVGILPIQRGISWEGHLFGLGAGVLAAVLLSKPR; this is translated from the coding sequence ATGGATGACGCGGTTGAACGGAAGGTCCCGACCAGGGAGATTCAGGTCCTTCTCGGCTTCGTGGCGCTGATGTGGCTGGTCGAGATCATCGACAGCCTGTTTCTGGACGATGCGTTGCAGGCTCAGGGGATAACGCCACGCACACTCTCGGGCTTCGATGGGATCCTCTGGGCGCCGTTTCTGCACGGCACGTTCGGACATCTCATCTCGAACACGATCCCGTTCATCGTCGTCGGCGGGCTGGTCATGTTGCGAGGCCTCCGCCGCTGGACGGCCGTCAGCCTCGTGATCATGCTGGTCGGCGGATTGGCGGTCTGGCTGTTCGCCAGAACCCACATCCACATCGGGGTCAGCATCCTCATCTTCGGATACATCGGATACCTGCTCGTCGTTGGGTTCATCGAGAAGGACCTGCTGTGGAAGGCAGTCGGGGTTGGCGTCTTCGTGTTCTACGGAGGAGCAATCCTCGTCGGCATCCTCCCGATTCAGCGCGGAATCTCGTGGGAGGGACATCTGTTCGGATTAGGCGCGGGAGTGCTGGCGGCCGTTCTGCTGAGCAAACCGAGGTAG
- a CDS encoding GNAT family N-acetyltransferase has translation MDIHLPPIPGISARRFGRDGDFQRVADLVVAEARADGQDDSVVTGEEVEVSFRNSENLNLAEDFRFVEIDGEAVAYVTTRWWDETNGPRVYRHMCKVFPEWRNQGIGTAMLAWAQGRLAERAAEHATERSKVYRTDADEGAAGCAALLEADGYQAIQHGASLVRPNLDDIPEGPLPAGLEIRPVTQDQLRAVYEADIEAFRDHWGFSEPTENDWNAFLEFPHRDESLWKVAWDGDRVAGQVRTFINESENRENSRKRGWTEFISTARDWRGKGVATALICASLRELAQRGMEEAALGVHVENPHGAYRLYQSLGFQVVSFGTTYEKPLA, from the coding sequence ATGGACATTCATCTCCCCCCGATTCCCGGCATTTCTGCCCGCCGGTTCGGCCGTGACGGAGACTTCCAGCGCGTCGCCGACCTCGTCGTCGCCGAAGCCAGAGCAGACGGCCAGGACGACTCGGTCGTGACCGGCGAGGAAGTCGAAGTGTCATTCCGAAACTCCGAGAACTTGAACCTGGCCGAGGACTTCCGATTCGTCGAGATCGACGGCGAGGCCGTCGCGTACGTGACCACTCGCTGGTGGGACGAGACGAACGGCCCGCGCGTCTACCGGCACATGTGCAAGGTGTTCCCGGAGTGGCGGAACCAGGGCATTGGAACGGCCATGCTCGCCTGGGCGCAAGGCCGGCTGGCCGAGCGAGCGGCGGAACATGCGACCGAGAGATCGAAGGTGTATCGCACCGATGCGGACGAGGGGGCTGCCGGATGCGCAGCACTCCTGGAAGCAGACGGCTATCAAGCGATCCAGCACGGCGCGTCGCTGGTCCGGCCGAATCTGGACGACATCCCCGAAGGCCCCCTCCCGGCCGGCCTGGAGATCCGCCCGGTCACCCAAGATCAGCTCAGAGCCGTCTACGAGGCGGACATCGAAGCCTTTCGCGATCACTGGGGGTTTTCCGAACCAACGGAGAACGACTGGAACGCCTTCCTCGAGTTTCCGCACCGGGATGAATCTCTCTGGAAGGTGGCCTGGGACGGCGACCGGGTGGCGGGACAGGTGCGAACATTCATCAACGAGTCGGAGAACCGCGAGAACAGTCGCAAGCGCGGATGGACCGAGTTCATCTCGACGGCCCGGGATTGGCGCGGAAAGGGCGTTGCCACGGCGCTCATCTGTGCCAGCCTGAGGGAACTGGCACAGCGAGGGATGGAAGAGGCGGCCCTGGGCGTCCATGTGGAAAACCCGCACGGTGCCTACCGGCTCTACCAGAGCCTCGGTTTCCAGGTCGTCAGTTTCGGCACCACCTACGAGAAGCCGCTGGCCTAG
- a CDS encoding amidohydrolase family protein: MDRILYRDAALTDARSPDLQMGVSVLVSGGVISWMGPSDSEPDPGDARVVDAGGTTIVPSMVDSHSHLSLPGGSHWIERGQDPRPELEQVAEDNARLLMAAGVRWVRDVGSPRRPDPAGGERAMAIQIRDAWAGRGRLAPYIRAAGTWLTKSGALPPGLTVEADDGEALVAAAVAQLDEGADLIKLYLDGPDKDTAPWTVDEVAAVVNAVHARGAKVTAHATRLHGTRIGAEARVDAVEHGFEIDADTAKSMAANGVFVVSTLAVMSSWQSFSTTTTIPRFVEAESRSAIADRLEHGEESLRIARKAGVPIAAGTDFGGGSLRANQLAWEVEAMVRAGLEPWEALAAVTWRGGELLGEPGAGAIEIGGPADFFLVHGDPLSDPTALWRVWKVA, translated from the coding sequence GTGGATCGCATCCTCTATCGAGACGCCGCGCTGACCGACGCCAGATCGCCGGATCTGCAAATGGGTGTGAGCGTGCTGGTATCCGGCGGTGTGATCAGTTGGATGGGTCCGTCCGACTCCGAACCGGACCCGGGCGACGCACGGGTGGTCGATGCGGGCGGCACAACGATCGTTCCCTCGATGGTCGACTCGCACAGCCACCTGAGCTTGCCGGGCGGTTCCCACTGGATAGAGCGGGGGCAGGATCCACGCCCGGAGCTCGAGCAGGTGGCAGAAGACAACGCCCGGCTGCTGATGGCGGCAGGGGTGCGCTGGGTGAGGGACGTCGGATCCCCGCGCCGGCCCGACCCGGCCGGCGGCGAGCGGGCAATGGCCATCCAGATCCGCGATGCCTGGGCGGGCCGCGGCCGCCTGGCGCCCTATATCCGCGCCGCCGGAACATGGCTGACGAAGTCGGGGGCTTTGCCGCCCGGCCTGACCGTCGAGGCCGACGATGGTGAGGCGCTCGTTGCCGCCGCAGTGGCCCAGCTCGACGAAGGCGCCGACCTGATAAAGCTGTACCTCGACGGCCCGGACAAGGACACCGCCCCGTGGACGGTCGACGAGGTGGCCGCGGTTGTGAACGCGGTCCATGCCCGGGGCGCCAAGGTGACCGCGCACGCCACCCGACTCCACGGAACCCGGATCGGAGCGGAGGCAAGGGTCGATGCCGTCGAGCACGGGTTCGAGATCGACGCCGACACCGCGAAGAGCATGGCCGCCAATGGGGTGTTCGTGGTCTCGACCCTGGCGGTCATGTCGTCGTGGCAGTCATTCTCGACTACGACGACGATCCCCCGCTTCGTCGAGGCGGAGTCACGTTCCGCCATCGCCGACCGTCTCGAGCACGGGGAAGAGAGCCTTCGCATCGCCCGGAAAGCCGGGGTGCCGATAGCAGCCGGCACGGACTTCGGTGGGGGTTCGTTGCGGGCCAATCAGCTCGCCTGGGAAGTCGAAGCGATGGTACGGGCAGGCCTCGAACCCTGGGAGGCCCTGGCGGCGGTCACCTGGCGCGGCGGTGAGCTTCTCGGCGAACCGGGTGCGGGAGCGATCGAAATCGGCGGACCTGCAGACTTCTTTCTCGTCCACGGTGACCCGCTCAGCGACCCGACGGCTTTGTGGAGGGTGTGGAAGGTCGCCTGA
- a CDS encoding pyridoxamine 5'-phosphate oxidase family protein, which translates to MTWDEFVQAARAINWITYLATAGADGRPHVAPVSLGFTEGTTWFATHGTSRKARNIRQNPNVAFHWPVGDGGPGELFARGTAVVHDTVEARHRLWAELDMAYDPALFFRSPDNPNLVFVETEVGYASLLGPDFKREVWRRKQ; encoded by the coding sequence ATGACCTGGGACGAGTTCGTTCAGGCGGCCCGCGCAATCAACTGGATCACATACCTGGCGACGGCCGGGGCCGATGGGCGGCCGCACGTGGCCCCGGTCTCGCTCGGGTTCACGGAGGGGACCACATGGTTCGCAACCCACGGGACGAGCCGCAAGGCACGGAACATCCGCCAGAACCCCAACGTCGCCTTCCACTGGCCCGTCGGCGACGGAGGGCCCGGCGAATTGTTCGCCCGGGGAACGGCCGTCGTCCACGACACAGTGGAAGCCCGCCATCGCCTGTGGGCAGAACTGGACATGGCCTACGACCCGGCGTTGTTCTTCCGGTCGCCGGACAACCCGAACCTCGTGTTCGTCGAGACCGAGGTCGGCTACGCCTCTCTGCTGGGTCCGGACTTCAAGCGTGAGGTCTGGAGACGGAAGCAGTAG
- a CDS encoding nitroreductase family protein, which translates to MSDKSYPYTGHGDFIDYVHERRSEADALEAAESFYELMNRRRSVRTFSGDPVPRRLIELAVRTAGTAPSGAHQQPWSFVLVGDPEVKKRIRLAAEEEERTNYLDGRMPGDWQDEIARLGTSWQKPYLETAPWLVVLFEQRYGVDPDGSRRKHYYVKESVGIAAGVFIAALHNMGLATLTHTPSPMAFLSRLLHRPANERPFVLFPIGYPAEGSVVPDLQRKPLEDVLFEVGD; encoded by the coding sequence ATGAGTGACAAGAGCTATCCCTATACCGGTCACGGCGACTTCATCGACTACGTCCATGAGCGCCGATCCGAGGCCGACGCGCTCGAGGCCGCAGAGTCCTTCTATGAACTCATGAACCGCCGGCGCTCGGTCCGGACCTTCAGCGGCGACCCGGTACCCCGGCGGCTCATCGAACTGGCGGTCCGCACGGCGGGCACCGCTCCTTCCGGTGCACACCAGCAGCCGTGGTCCTTCGTTCTAGTTGGTGACCCGGAGGTCAAGAAGCGGATTCGACTGGCCGCAGAAGAAGAAGAGCGGACGAACTACCTGGACGGCCGGATGCCGGGGGACTGGCAGGATGAGATCGCCCGCCTGGGCACCTCCTGGCAGAAGCCTTATCTCGAGACCGCTCCTTGGCTCGTGGTCTTGTTCGAGCAGCGCTACGGAGTCGATCCGGACGGCTCTCGGAGGAAGCACTACTACGTGAAGGAGTCGGTCGGCATCGCGGCAGGTGTCTTCATCGCCGCTCTCCACAACATGGGCCTTGCCACTCTCACCCACACGCCGAGTCCCATGGCGTTCCTGTCGAGGTTGCTTCACCGGCCGGCCAATGAGCGGCCGTTTGTGCTGTTCCCCATCGGGTATCCGGCCGAAGGGTCGGTGGTCCCCGACCTTCAACGCAAGCCACTCGAGGACGTCCTGTTCGAGGTCGGCGATTGA
- a CDS encoding PspC domain-containing protein, whose translation MTAPIHTPKGTRLERPHTGRVLAGVSTGIARYLQISTGLVRLMFIVATVFGGFGILAYIAAWLFIPAEGQSQPVAGNWIKDLNTQGSTTGALLVGVLAFLVIVAFIPGGKALALALLIVGALVIGTRNNTQTTQ comes from the coding sequence ATGACAGCTCCAATCCATACTCCCAAAGGAACACGGCTCGAACGGCCCCATACCGGTCGGGTCCTGGCCGGCGTTTCGACCGGCATTGCCCGCTACTTGCAGATCTCGACCGGACTGGTCCGCCTGATGTTCATAGTCGCCACGGTATTCGGGGGCTTCGGGATACTCGCCTACATAGCGGCATGGCTGTTCATCCCTGCCGAGGGCCAGTCCCAGCCGGTCGCCGGGAACTGGATCAAAGACCTCAATACGCAGGGAAGCACAACCGGTGCCCTGCTGGTCGGTGTCCTTGCCTTCCTGGTCATCGTCGCATTCATCCCTGGAGGCAAGGCCCTGGCCCTCGCCCTCCTGATCGTCGGTGCACTGGTCATCGGAACCCGTAACAACACACAAACCACCCAGTGA
- a CDS encoding RNA methyltransferase codes for MTGPRVIEVDDPADERLAAYVGVRDRIRRAETAGSFLCEGILLVERLLDSDLEVRSLLVAPGKLDRLRPRLEGRAIDVLVAPQEVMNETVGFNIHRGVIASARRRPSPAAADLLVRVSSVAVLEGITDHENLGAVFRSALALGIGGILLDTTSGDPYYRRAVRVSMGAVFSMPFSRLGAADDLIDVLDGAGYASIALTPDPAAIPIDKCRPPEGRRVAVLLGAEGDGLRPATMEGATYRVRIPIRRGVDSLNVGHAAAIAFQRFGSV; via the coding sequence TTGACCGGGCCGCGTGTGATCGAGGTAGACGATCCCGCCGATGAGCGGCTGGCCGCCTACGTTGGCGTCCGTGATCGGATTCGGCGGGCCGAGACGGCCGGCTCGTTCCTGTGTGAGGGGATCCTGCTCGTCGAGCGGCTGCTCGATTCGGATCTGGAGGTGCGCTCGCTTCTCGTTGCACCCGGCAAGCTGGATCGGCTGCGGCCCCGCCTCGAGGGGCGCGCCATCGATGTTCTGGTTGCTCCCCAGGAAGTGATGAATGAAACGGTCGGTTTCAACATCCACCGCGGTGTCATTGCCTCGGCGCGTCGCAGGCCGTCTCCGGCTGCGGCGGACCTGTTGGTACGTGTGTCGTCCGTTGCGGTTCTCGAGGGCATCACCGACCACGAGAATCTGGGAGCGGTGTTTCGCAGCGCGCTGGCATTGGGGATCGGTGGGATCCTGCTCGACACGACGTCGGGCGACCCGTATTACCGGAGAGCCGTGCGCGTATCCATGGGAGCCGTGTTCTCGATGCCGTTTTCCAGGCTCGGTGCAGCGGACGACCTGATCGATGTCTTGGATGGGGCCGGTTACGCCTCGATCGCGTTGACGCCCGACCCTGCGGCGATACCGATCGATAAGTGCCGCCCGCCGGAAGGGCGGCGGGTGGCAGTCTTGCTCGGTGCCGAGGGCGACGGGCTCAGGCCGGCAACCATGGAGGGAGCAACCTACCGCGTGCGAATCCCCATCCGTCGAGGCGTCGACTCATTGAACGTCGGACATGCGGCGGCGATAGCGTTTCAGCGGTTCGGGTCGGTGTAG
- a CDS encoding type IV pilus twitching motility protein PilT, translating to MAQLDTLFRAMQEHGASDLHLVTGNPPIMRIDGELVRLKSPVLGDAALRPLLQEITPPSLWKTYSDLGDADFGYELEGVARFRANLFLQKNGSAAVFRLIPSHILTCTELGLPEQVGRLAQLRQGLVLVTGPTGSGKSTTLAAIIDEVNKTRTDNLITIEDPIEFVHKGIKALVSHREVGNHTESFAAALRSALREDPDVIMVGEMRDLETIRLALEAASTGHLVFGTLHTLNAAKTVDRIVEVFPSREQPQIRSTLADSLKAVIAQTLFKRVDQPGRIAALELMMCTPAIANLIREGKTFQIPSALQTGKKEGMRTMDASIVELLQAGKIDPIDALDKVLNDDSITPYLSQTGIR from the coding sequence TTGGCTCAACTCGACACACTGTTTCGTGCCATGCAGGAGCACGGCGCTTCCGACCTTCACCTCGTAACCGGCAACCCGCCGATCATGCGCATCGACGGTGAACTGGTTCGGCTCAAGAGCCCCGTCCTCGGTGATGCCGCGCTCCGGCCGTTGCTTCAGGAGATCACGCCACCTTCACTTTGGAAGACGTACTCAGATCTGGGCGATGCCGATTTCGGATACGAACTCGAGGGAGTCGCCCGGTTCCGCGCCAACCTCTTCCTGCAGAAGAACGGATCAGCAGCAGTATTTCGTCTGATTCCCTCACACATCCTGACCTGCACCGAACTCGGCCTTCCCGAGCAAGTAGGTCGGCTCGCCCAGCTCCGCCAGGGCCTGGTGCTTGTCACGGGTCCAACCGGGTCGGGGAAATCAACCACGCTGGCGGCAATCATCGACGAGGTCAACAAGACCCGTACCGACAACTTGATCACCATCGAAGACCCGATCGAGTTCGTCCACAAGGGCATCAAGGCCCTCGTGAGCCACCGTGAGGTCGGCAATCACACAGAGTCCTTCGCCGCCGCGCTGCGTTCTGCACTGCGAGAGGACCCGGACGTCATCATGGTCGGCGAGATGCGGGATCTGGAGACAATCCGCCTGGCTCTCGAGGCGGCATCCACGGGTCATCTCGTTTTCGGAACCCTCCACACACTCAACGCGGCGAAGACCGTCGACAGAATCGTCGAGGTATTCCCCTCCCGTGAGCAGCCGCAGATCCGTTCCACGCTGGCCGACTCCCTCAAGGCCGTTATAGCTCAGACGTTGTTCAAACGCGTCGACCAGCCGGGACGCATCGCTGCACTGGAGTTGATGATGTGCACCCCGGCGATCGCCAACCTCATCCGTGAGGGCAAGACGTTCCAGATTCCCTCAGCACTCCAGACCGGAAAGAAGGAGGGCATGCGAACGATGGACGCCTCTATCGTCGAGCTCCTCCAGGCCGGCAAGATCGATCCGATCGATGCACTGGACAAGGTCCTCAACGACGATTCGATAACCCCCTATCTGTCGCAGACGGGGATCCGATGA
- a CDS encoding YceH family protein gives MELLTAEEARVLGCLIEKGRTTPEYYPMTVNALVAACNQKTNRNPVVDYDELTVERTIRSLDDKGIVGLTRASGGRTLKYLHKAEDALQVDSDQVAILAVLLLRGPQTPGELRSRTERYFPVEQPLETIEVLLDDLMGRVEPLVERLPREPGQKENRFRTLITGPSDAESPQHEPSEQTDPIIDRIATLERQIRVLAESLGVDLDEPGASGPDPTDA, from the coding sequence ATGGAGCTGCTCACTGCCGAAGAAGCCCGGGTGCTGGGTTGTCTCATCGAGAAGGGACGAACGACGCCCGAGTACTACCCGATGACCGTCAACGCCCTGGTGGCCGCCTGCAACCAGAAGACGAACCGCAACCCGGTCGTCGACTACGACGAGCTCACGGTCGAGCGAACGATCCGATCGCTCGACGACAAAGGGATCGTCGGCCTGACGAGGGCCAGCGGCGGCCGGACGCTCAAGTATCTGCACAAAGCAGAGGACGCCTTGCAGGTCGACTCTGATCAGGTTGCGATCCTGGCGGTGCTTCTCCTGCGCGGGCCGCAGACACCCGGAGAACTCAGATCGCGCACCGAGCGGTATTTCCCGGTCGAGCAGCCCCTCGAGACAATCGAAGTCCTACTCGACGACCTGATGGGAAGAGTCGAACCCCTGGTCGAACGGCTGCCCAGAGAACCCGGCCAGAAGGAGAATCGATTCCGCACACTGATCACCGGCCCTTCAGACGCCGAATCTCCCCAGCACGAGCCGTCCGAACAGACCGACCCGATAATCGACCGGATCGCGACCCTCGAGCGGCAGATACGGGTGCTGGCCGAATCGCTCGGCGTCGATCTCGATGAGCCCGGCGCCTCCGGCCCGGACCCCACCGATGCCTGA
- a CDS encoding VOC family protein has translation MPDLPPVPAGVIIWTEASRFDTLAEFYAGTLGLEPITRRPDHIAFADAGFRLTIGVHSEVRGRAIDPLRVMVNLAVQDIFSTSRKLHDLGVELIRTPELESWGGWIATLSDPDGNTVQLLQLPQEPG, from the coding sequence ATGCCTGACCTGCCGCCCGTCCCGGCCGGAGTCATCATCTGGACCGAAGCAAGCCGCTTCGACACGCTGGCGGAGTTCTATGCCGGCACCCTCGGCCTGGAACCGATCACCAGACGACCGGACCACATCGCCTTCGCCGACGCCGGCTTCCGCCTGACGATCGGGGTCCACAGCGAGGTCCGGGGTCGTGCGATCGATCCCCTTCGCGTCATGGTCAACCTGGCAGTTCAGGACATCTTCTCGACCTCCCGGAAACTGCACGACCTGGGCGTCGAGCTCATCCGAACCCCCGAACTCGAGTCGTGGGGCGGATGGATAGCGACGCTGTCCGATCCGGACGGCAACACGGTCCAGCTTCTTCAACTTCCGCAAGAACCCGGCTGA